Proteins encoded within one genomic window of Megalopta genalis isolate 19385.01 chromosome 10, iyMegGena1_principal, whole genome shotgun sequence:
- the LOC117220075 gene encoding uncharacterized protein LOC117220075 isoform X9 has product MRNSLCRFCGRAASKVAQQWGTYCCRSHELYYDVCEEWWQQQTISNDWKTDRSDNRMKQSKSDDDYTGFFSGGPGDRRVAGDESNVEDTRWWTACVPRKPGVIDRAIKRWDNDGPIAAFRRVAGSSSRKTEAGDCGAAGRGPDKFEEIEDGDLRTASCRTIEGGRAPARCRRREKRDGALCEERAGLRGALDADLEGTAVGKMSEIKSDKISARDRRRGRLFKRDGEVNGTDQSPGKKAGDPSRLGHERGYPKADSPKDIRSGTMKPKAGDYEDGQSDRDRKTPIGKKSKAKKLGLGDDEEYEEPPRSKKKSKRAQSLEPIDEEYGKRAGSRKRLSGRTRGKEDTDDEERTDRRGTNKVGIKKNHEFEGRLGVGEDISAREQTKKKKGALDSTEGEESVRKRDGKRRGRSSDDEADSDVMKRGKAGKIRGARTGDKSTAESEGKSKKETREAGTEGRTKGGPSKADGDYSKINGSRYYRDTTKAPDLYRTEGSRLIEYQLSNQSFVKRGWTTMPIPKTMRKVSYYQAKSAKPHMNWFERHKHQGKIYYNDGVSIFVNFHPDGTVDVFYPNGKLAIAFRKSSNRKYGMYTVFTPGGKDCVGVERKSQIVGVFDTVGNGAVFDEDGATRYVTEKNFTGIFNYCRPETPPVQVSNYFCRLSYNQIGGIWGDNPAGPPLVWKWDADEKNLLVETVYLEKPVNRIERFLHRSTRSLKSSGSGKAASSPASSRNKEKKVVEQKPVVAVHDTEEEVTSGTFSVQDDYTKDNPLLKMICLKLTRNISLRLSNRRDICLQFFAAGKNIRIEIGTVLNFEKKVASHFVDTSLRDGILKCKYDDLLKTDVKPEDSLYDLVKKLREVRRSARHRTFMIAKYKPHMPLQKPTTNRCRL; this is encoded by the exons ATGAGAAACTCGCTTTGCAGATTTTGCGGCCGTGCTGCTAGTAAAGTAGCTCAGCAATGG GGTACATACTGTTGCAGAAGTCATGAATTATATTACGATGTTTGCGAAGAATGGTGGCAACAGCAAACGATATCT AACGACTGGAAAACAGATCGCAGCGACAATCGAATGAAGCAGTCGAAGAGCGACGACGATTACACGGGGTTCTTTTCCGGTGGGCCCGGAGACAGACGAGTTGCGGGTGATGAATCCAACGTCGAAGACACGAGGTGGTGGACTGCATGTGTCCCGCGGAAGCCCGGAGTCATCGATCGAGCCATAAAACGCTGGGACAACGATGGGCCAATCGCTGCGTTTCGAAGAGTGGCCGGATCGTCGTCGAGGAAAACAGAGGCGGGAGATTGCGGGGCAGCTGGACGAGGGCCGGATAAATTCGAGGAAATCGAGGACGGAGATTTAAGAACGGCATCGTGCCGTACGATCGAAGGTGGCCGCGCTCCAGCGAGGTGTCGCAGACGAGAGAAACGTGACGGTGCTCTTTGCGAAGAGCGCGCCGGGTTACGAGGAGCCCTGGACGCGGACTTAGAAGGAACAGCTGTTGGAAAAAtgagcgaaattaaaagcgacAAGATTTCCGCTCGCGACCGTAGAAGAGGCAGGCTGTTCAAGAGAGACGGCGAGGTAAATGGGACCGACCAATCACCCGGGAAGAAGGCTGGGGATCCATCAAGGTTGGGGCACGAGCGAGGCTATCCGAAAGCTGATTCCCCGAAAGACATCCGATCGGGAACGATGAAGCCAAAAGCGGGAGATTATGAGGATGGTCAATCGGATCGAGATCGAAAGACGCCGATAGGTAAGAAGTCGAAAGCGAAGAAGCTCGGGTTAGGGGACGATGAGGAGTACGAAGAGCCTCCGCGGAGCAAGAAGAAATCGAAGAGAGCCCAAAGTTTGGAACCAATTGACGAGGAATATGGTAAAAGAGCTGGTTCTAGAAAGCGATTATCGGGAAGGACGAGAGGAAAAGAAGATACGGATGATGAAGAGAGGACCGATCGACGCGGCACGAACAAGGTTGGAATAAAGAAGAACCACGAATTCGAAGGGAGGTTGGGTGTTGGCGAGGACATAAGCGCCCgggaacaaacgaagaaaaaaaagggTGCACTTGACAGCACGGAGGGGGAAGAAAGTGTTCGTAAACGTGATGGAAAACGGAGAGGTCGATCGAGCGACGACGAAGCCGATTCGGACGTAATGAAGAGGGGCAAGGCTG GGAAAATACGTGGCGCCAGAACGGGAGATAAATCAACGGCCGAATCAGAGGGCAAAAGTAAGAAAGAGACGAGGGAAGCCGGTACTGAGGGACGTACTAAAGGTGGTCCGAGCAAAGCGGACGGCGATTACAGCAAGATAAATGGATCGCGTTACTACCGCGATACGACAAAAGCCCCGGATCTTTACAGAACAG AAGGCAGCCGCTTGATCGAGTACCAATTATCCAACCAGAGCTTTGTGAAGCGCGGCTGGACCACGATGCCGATCCCTAAAACCATGAGGAAAGTTTCCTACTATCAGGCGAAATCGGCGAAACCACACATGAATTG GTTCGAAAGGCACAAGCACCAGGGAAAAATATATTACAACGATGGCGTCAGTATTTTCGTGAATTTTCATCCCGATGGGACGGTGGACGTTTTCTATCCGAACGGGAAATTGGCCATTGCGTTTCGCAAATCATCAAACCGAAAAT ATGGTATGTATACTGTGTTCACCCCAGGAGGCAAAGACTGCGTGGGAGTGGAAAGAAAGTCGCAGATAGTCGGGGTGTTCGACACCGTGGGCAACGGCGCAGTCTTTGACGAGGACGGCGCGACAAGGTACGTGACGGAAAAGAATTTCACAGGAATTTTTAATTACTGTCGCCCGGAGACACCTCCAGTTCAAGTTTCCAATTATTTCTGCAGGCTGTCCTACAATCAGATTGGAGGAATTTGGGGGGATAATCCTGCTGGCCCGCCGCTGGTGTGGAAATGGGACGCCGACGAAAAGAACTTGCTCGTGGAAACTGTATATCTG GAGAAACCGGTAAATCGAATAGAGAGGTTTCTTCATCGGTCGACGCGATCATTAAAGAG TTCCGGAAGTGGAAAAGCAGCATCGTCGCCGGCGAGCTCGCggaataaggagaagaaggtCGTGGAACAGAAACCTGTTGTCGCGGTGCACGACACCGAAGAAGAGGTCACGTCCGG CACTTTCAGTGTCCAAGACGACTATACCAAAGACAATCCTCTGCTGAAAATGATCTGTTTAAAACTGACTCGCAACATCAGCTTGAGACTTTCGAACCGAAGGGACATTTGCCTACAATTCTTTGCTGCTGGGAAAAATATCAG AATAGAGATAGGCACGGTCCTGAATTTTGAGAAAAAAGTGGCATCGCACTTCGTAGACACGAGCCTGCGCGACGGCATATTAAA ATGCAAATACGATGACCTGTTGAAGACCGACGTCAAACCGGAAGACAGTTTGTACGATTTAGTGAAAAAATTACGGGAAGTCAGGAGATCAGCCAGACATCGTACATTTATGATTGCGAAATATAAACCGCATATGCCGTTGCAAAAACCTACAACAAACAGATGTCGTTTGTAA
- the LOC117220075 gene encoding uncharacterized protein LOC117220075 isoform X8, with translation MTLNDLHNSSLHSPRNTLSEYQLTHADVNRVLRLVNNFIRDWSMRNSLCRFCGRAASKVAQQWGTYCCRSHELYYDVCEEWWQQQTISNDWKTDRSDNRMKQSKSDDDYTGFFSGGPGDRRVAGDESNVEDTRWWTACVPRKPGVIDRAIKRWDNDGPIAAFRRVAGSSSRKTEAGDCGAAGRGPDKFEEIEDGDLRTASCRTIEGGRAPARCRRREKRDGALCEERAGLRGALDADLEGTAVGKMSEIKSDKISARDRRRGRLFKRDGEVNGTDQSPGKKAGDPSRLGHERGYPKADSPKDIRSGTMKPKAGDYEDGQSDRDRKTPIGKKSKAKKLGLGDDEEYEEPPRSKKKSKRAQSLEPIDEEYGKRAGSRKRLSGRTRGKEDTDDEERTDRRGTNKVGIKKNHEFEGRLGVGEDISAREQTKKKKGALDSTEGEESVRKRDGKRRGRSSDDEADSDVMKRGKAGKIRGARTGDKSTAESEGKSKKETREAGTEGRTKGGPSKADGDYSKINGSRYYRDTTKAPDLYRTEGSRLIEYQLSNQSFVKRGWTTMPIPKTMRKVSYYQAKSAKPHMNWFERHKHQGKIYYNDGVSIFVNFHPDGTVDVFYPNGKLAIAFRKSSNRKYGMYTVFTPGGKDCVGVERKSQIVGVFDTVGNGAVFDEDGATRYVTEKNFTGIFNYCRPETPPVQVSNYFCRLSYNQIGGIWGDNPAGPPLVWKWDADEKNLLVETVYLEKPVNRIERFLHRSTRSLKSSGSGKAASSPASSRNKEKKVVEQKPVVAVHDTEEEVTSGTFSVQDDYTKDNPLLKMICLKLTRNISLRLSNRRDICLQFFAAGKNIRIEIGTVLNFEKKVASHFVDTSLRDGILKCKYDDLLKTDVKPEDSLYDLVKKLREVRRSARHRTFMIAKYKPHMPLQKPTTNRCRL, from the exons atCAACTCACCCACGCTGATGTAAACAGGGTACTACGTCTTGTAAATAATTTCATTCGAGATTGGAGCATGAGAAACTCGCTTTGCAGATTTTGCGGCCGTGCTGCTAGTAAAGTAGCTCAGCAATGG GGTACATACTGTTGCAGAAGTCATGAATTATATTACGATGTTTGCGAAGAATGGTGGCAACAGCAAACGATATCT AACGACTGGAAAACAGATCGCAGCGACAATCGAATGAAGCAGTCGAAGAGCGACGACGATTACACGGGGTTCTTTTCCGGTGGGCCCGGAGACAGACGAGTTGCGGGTGATGAATCCAACGTCGAAGACACGAGGTGGTGGACTGCATGTGTCCCGCGGAAGCCCGGAGTCATCGATCGAGCCATAAAACGCTGGGACAACGATGGGCCAATCGCTGCGTTTCGAAGAGTGGCCGGATCGTCGTCGAGGAAAACAGAGGCGGGAGATTGCGGGGCAGCTGGACGAGGGCCGGATAAATTCGAGGAAATCGAGGACGGAGATTTAAGAACGGCATCGTGCCGTACGATCGAAGGTGGCCGCGCTCCAGCGAGGTGTCGCAGACGAGAGAAACGTGACGGTGCTCTTTGCGAAGAGCGCGCCGGGTTACGAGGAGCCCTGGACGCGGACTTAGAAGGAACAGCTGTTGGAAAAAtgagcgaaattaaaagcgacAAGATTTCCGCTCGCGACCGTAGAAGAGGCAGGCTGTTCAAGAGAGACGGCGAGGTAAATGGGACCGACCAATCACCCGGGAAGAAGGCTGGGGATCCATCAAGGTTGGGGCACGAGCGAGGCTATCCGAAAGCTGATTCCCCGAAAGACATCCGATCGGGAACGATGAAGCCAAAAGCGGGAGATTATGAGGATGGTCAATCGGATCGAGATCGAAAGACGCCGATAGGTAAGAAGTCGAAAGCGAAGAAGCTCGGGTTAGGGGACGATGAGGAGTACGAAGAGCCTCCGCGGAGCAAGAAGAAATCGAAGAGAGCCCAAAGTTTGGAACCAATTGACGAGGAATATGGTAAAAGAGCTGGTTCTAGAAAGCGATTATCGGGAAGGACGAGAGGAAAAGAAGATACGGATGATGAAGAGAGGACCGATCGACGCGGCACGAACAAGGTTGGAATAAAGAAGAACCACGAATTCGAAGGGAGGTTGGGTGTTGGCGAGGACATAAGCGCCCgggaacaaacgaagaaaaaaaagggTGCACTTGACAGCACGGAGGGGGAAGAAAGTGTTCGTAAACGTGATGGAAAACGGAGAGGTCGATCGAGCGACGACGAAGCCGATTCGGACGTAATGAAGAGGGGCAAGGCTG GGAAAATACGTGGCGCCAGAACGGGAGATAAATCAACGGCCGAATCAGAGGGCAAAAGTAAGAAAGAGACGAGGGAAGCCGGTACTGAGGGACGTACTAAAGGTGGTCCGAGCAAAGCGGACGGCGATTACAGCAAGATAAATGGATCGCGTTACTACCGCGATACGACAAAAGCCCCGGATCTTTACAGAACAG AAGGCAGCCGCTTGATCGAGTACCAATTATCCAACCAGAGCTTTGTGAAGCGCGGCTGGACCACGATGCCGATCCCTAAAACCATGAGGAAAGTTTCCTACTATCAGGCGAAATCGGCGAAACCACACATGAATTG GTTCGAAAGGCACAAGCACCAGGGAAAAATATATTACAACGATGGCGTCAGTATTTTCGTGAATTTTCATCCCGATGGGACGGTGGACGTTTTCTATCCGAACGGGAAATTGGCCATTGCGTTTCGCAAATCATCAAACCGAAAAT ATGGTATGTATACTGTGTTCACCCCAGGAGGCAAAGACTGCGTGGGAGTGGAAAGAAAGTCGCAGATAGTCGGGGTGTTCGACACCGTGGGCAACGGCGCAGTCTTTGACGAGGACGGCGCGACAAGGTACGTGACGGAAAAGAATTTCACAGGAATTTTTAATTACTGTCGCCCGGAGACACCTCCAGTTCAAGTTTCCAATTATTTCTGCAGGCTGTCCTACAATCAGATTGGAGGAATTTGGGGGGATAATCCTGCTGGCCCGCCGCTGGTGTGGAAATGGGACGCCGACGAAAAGAACTTGCTCGTGGAAACTGTATATCTG GAGAAACCGGTAAATCGAATAGAGAGGTTTCTTCATCGGTCGACGCGATCATTAAAGAG TTCCGGAAGTGGAAAAGCAGCATCGTCGCCGGCGAGCTCGCggaataaggagaagaaggtCGTGGAACAGAAACCTGTTGTCGCGGTGCACGACACCGAAGAAGAGGTCACGTCCGG CACTTTCAGTGTCCAAGACGACTATACCAAAGACAATCCTCTGCTGAAAATGATCTGTTTAAAACTGACTCGCAACATCAGCTTGAGACTTTCGAACCGAAGGGACATTTGCCTACAATTCTTTGCTGCTGGGAAAAATATCAG AATAGAGATAGGCACGGTCCTGAATTTTGAGAAAAAAGTGGCATCGCACTTCGTAGACACGAGCCTGCGCGACGGCATATTAAA ATGCAAATACGATGACCTGTTGAAGACCGACGTCAAACCGGAAGACAGTTTGTACGATTTAGTGAAAAAATTACGGGAAGTCAGGAGATCAGCCAGACATCGTACATTTATGATTGCGAAATATAAACCGCATATGCCGTTGCAAAAACCTACAACAAACAGATGTCGTTTGTAA
- the LOC117220075 gene encoding uncharacterized protein LOC117220075 isoform X1 → MANRKFCVRKDELRDDEEWLAFSLEIFSRAFHLLKNFTEFLKSRMGNCCGIDHDRMHLFGALSVVAGTMKYKRPDLFRDICGCIRQDEQKVIPDYIIQNINKVLTNLQKCCVIENIVCDVKDMLEVLEEILICSTSVELGILSYLLHEIMKKLISCRETSPDQLTHADVNRVLRLVNNFIRDWSMRNSLCRFCGRAASKVAQQWGTYCCRSHELYYDVCEEWWQQQTISNDWKTDRSDNRMKQSKSDDDYTGFFSGGPGDRRVAGDESNVEDTRWWTACVPRKPGVIDRAIKRWDNDGPIAAFRRVAGSSSRKTEAGDCGAAGRGPDKFEEIEDGDLRTASCRTIEGGRAPARCRRREKRDGALCEERAGLRGALDADLEGTAVGKMSEIKSDKISARDRRRGRLFKRDGEVNGTDQSPGKKAGDPSRLGHERGYPKADSPKDIRSGTMKPKAGDYEDGQSDRDRKTPIGKKSKAKKLGLGDDEEYEEPPRSKKKSKRAQSLEPIDEEYGKRAGSRKRLSGRTRGKEDTDDEERTDRRGTNKVGIKKNHEFEGRLGVGEDISAREQTKKKKGALDSTEGEESVRKRDGKRRGRSSDDEADSDVMKRGKAGKIRGARTGDKSTAESEGKSKKETREAGTEGRTKGGPSKADGDYSKINGSRYYRDTTKAPDLYRTEGSRLIEYQLSNQSFVKRGWTTMPIPKTMRKVSYYQAKSAKPHMNWFERHKHQGKIYYNDGVSIFVNFHPDGTVDVFYPNGKLAIAFRKSSNRKYGMYTVFTPGGKDCVGVERKSQIVGVFDTVGNGAVFDEDGATRYVTEKNFTGIFNYCRPETPPVQVSNYFCRLSYNQIGGIWGDNPAGPPLVWKWDADEKNLLVETVYLEKPVNRIERFLHRSTRSLKSSGSGKAASSPASSRNKEKKVVEQKPVVAVHDTEEEVTSGTFSVQDDYTKDNPLLKMICLKLTRNISLRLSNRRDICLQFFAAGKNIRIEIGTVLNFEKKVASHFVDTSLRDGILKCKYDDLLKTDVKPEDSLYDLVKKLREVRRSARHRTFMIAKYKPHMPLQKPTTNRCRL, encoded by the exons ATGGCAAACAGGAAGTTTTGCGTGCGAAAAGACGAATTAAGGGATGACGAGGAATGGCTAGCTTTCTCCCTGGAGATCTTCTCGAGAGCATTTCATTTATTGAAAAATTTCACGGAGTTCTTGAA GTCGCGTATGGGCAACTGCTGCGGTATAGATCATGATAGGATGCATCTGTTCGGAGCATTGAGCGTGGTAGCTGGGACAATGAAATACAAACGACCTGATTTATTTCGCGACATCTGCGGTTGTATACGACAAGATGAACAAAAAGTCATACCCGATTACATAATTCAAAAC ataaataaagtGTTGACCAACCTGCAAAAATGTTGTGTGATCGAAAATATCGTCTGCGACGTGAAAGACATGTTGGAAGTCCTCGAGGAAATTCTGATCTGTTCAACGTCGGTGGAACTAGGGATATTGTCCTATCTTCTCCACGAAATCATGAAAAAACTGATATCTTGTCGTGAAACTTCGCCAG atCAACTCACCCACGCTGATGTAAACAGGGTACTACGTCTTGTAAATAATTTCATTCGAGATTGGAGCATGAGAAACTCGCTTTGCAGATTTTGCGGCCGTGCTGCTAGTAAAGTAGCTCAGCAATGG GGTACATACTGTTGCAGAAGTCATGAATTATATTACGATGTTTGCGAAGAATGGTGGCAACAGCAAACGATATCT AACGACTGGAAAACAGATCGCAGCGACAATCGAATGAAGCAGTCGAAGAGCGACGACGATTACACGGGGTTCTTTTCCGGTGGGCCCGGAGACAGACGAGTTGCGGGTGATGAATCCAACGTCGAAGACACGAGGTGGTGGACTGCATGTGTCCCGCGGAAGCCCGGAGTCATCGATCGAGCCATAAAACGCTGGGACAACGATGGGCCAATCGCTGCGTTTCGAAGAGTGGCCGGATCGTCGTCGAGGAAAACAGAGGCGGGAGATTGCGGGGCAGCTGGACGAGGGCCGGATAAATTCGAGGAAATCGAGGACGGAGATTTAAGAACGGCATCGTGCCGTACGATCGAAGGTGGCCGCGCTCCAGCGAGGTGTCGCAGACGAGAGAAACGTGACGGTGCTCTTTGCGAAGAGCGCGCCGGGTTACGAGGAGCCCTGGACGCGGACTTAGAAGGAACAGCTGTTGGAAAAAtgagcgaaattaaaagcgacAAGATTTCCGCTCGCGACCGTAGAAGAGGCAGGCTGTTCAAGAGAGACGGCGAGGTAAATGGGACCGACCAATCACCCGGGAAGAAGGCTGGGGATCCATCAAGGTTGGGGCACGAGCGAGGCTATCCGAAAGCTGATTCCCCGAAAGACATCCGATCGGGAACGATGAAGCCAAAAGCGGGAGATTATGAGGATGGTCAATCGGATCGAGATCGAAAGACGCCGATAGGTAAGAAGTCGAAAGCGAAGAAGCTCGGGTTAGGGGACGATGAGGAGTACGAAGAGCCTCCGCGGAGCAAGAAGAAATCGAAGAGAGCCCAAAGTTTGGAACCAATTGACGAGGAATATGGTAAAAGAGCTGGTTCTAGAAAGCGATTATCGGGAAGGACGAGAGGAAAAGAAGATACGGATGATGAAGAGAGGACCGATCGACGCGGCACGAACAAGGTTGGAATAAAGAAGAACCACGAATTCGAAGGGAGGTTGGGTGTTGGCGAGGACATAAGCGCCCgggaacaaacgaagaaaaaaaagggTGCACTTGACAGCACGGAGGGGGAAGAAAGTGTTCGTAAACGTGATGGAAAACGGAGAGGTCGATCGAGCGACGACGAAGCCGATTCGGACGTAATGAAGAGGGGCAAGGCTG GGAAAATACGTGGCGCCAGAACGGGAGATAAATCAACGGCCGAATCAGAGGGCAAAAGTAAGAAAGAGACGAGGGAAGCCGGTACTGAGGGACGTACTAAAGGTGGTCCGAGCAAAGCGGACGGCGATTACAGCAAGATAAATGGATCGCGTTACTACCGCGATACGACAAAAGCCCCGGATCTTTACAGAACAG AAGGCAGCCGCTTGATCGAGTACCAATTATCCAACCAGAGCTTTGTGAAGCGCGGCTGGACCACGATGCCGATCCCTAAAACCATGAGGAAAGTTTCCTACTATCAGGCGAAATCGGCGAAACCACACATGAATTG GTTCGAAAGGCACAAGCACCAGGGAAAAATATATTACAACGATGGCGTCAGTATTTTCGTGAATTTTCATCCCGATGGGACGGTGGACGTTTTCTATCCGAACGGGAAATTGGCCATTGCGTTTCGCAAATCATCAAACCGAAAAT ATGGTATGTATACTGTGTTCACCCCAGGAGGCAAAGACTGCGTGGGAGTGGAAAGAAAGTCGCAGATAGTCGGGGTGTTCGACACCGTGGGCAACGGCGCAGTCTTTGACGAGGACGGCGCGACAAGGTACGTGACGGAAAAGAATTTCACAGGAATTTTTAATTACTGTCGCCCGGAGACACCTCCAGTTCAAGTTTCCAATTATTTCTGCAGGCTGTCCTACAATCAGATTGGAGGAATTTGGGGGGATAATCCTGCTGGCCCGCCGCTGGTGTGGAAATGGGACGCCGACGAAAAGAACTTGCTCGTGGAAACTGTATATCTG GAGAAACCGGTAAATCGAATAGAGAGGTTTCTTCATCGGTCGACGCGATCATTAAAGAG TTCCGGAAGTGGAAAAGCAGCATCGTCGCCGGCGAGCTCGCggaataaggagaagaaggtCGTGGAACAGAAACCTGTTGTCGCGGTGCACGACACCGAAGAAGAGGTCACGTCCGG CACTTTCAGTGTCCAAGACGACTATACCAAAGACAATCCTCTGCTGAAAATGATCTGTTTAAAACTGACTCGCAACATCAGCTTGAGACTTTCGAACCGAAGGGACATTTGCCTACAATTCTTTGCTGCTGGGAAAAATATCAG AATAGAGATAGGCACGGTCCTGAATTTTGAGAAAAAAGTGGCATCGCACTTCGTAGACACGAGCCTGCGCGACGGCATATTAAA ATGCAAATACGATGACCTGTTGAAGACCGACGTCAAACCGGAAGACAGTTTGTACGATTTAGTGAAAAAATTACGGGAAGTCAGGAGATCAGCCAGACATCGTACATTTATGATTGCGAAATATAAACCGCATATGCCGTTGCAAAAACCTACAACAAACAGATGTCGTTTGTAA